A genome region from Dreissena polymorpha isolate Duluth1 chromosome 16, UMN_Dpol_1.0, whole genome shotgun sequence includes the following:
- the LOC127862232 gene encoding Rieske domain-containing protein-like, which produces METRPPYSKSARLENDNDHNHSAVPLDEVLACSTSELPGRTSRKRLKIDGRDILIIKYGVNYYAMDSVCYHAGGPLYDGDIEELGGRLCLVCPWHKYKVCVDTGQNYYQSVDPFHPKTSVKWTAGSQRQRTHAVRVHEGNIYLKLTDRDGTLDSDKYNTEKQDNL; this is translated from the exons ATGGAAACCCGACCACCTTACTCAAAATCTGCCCGTTTGGAAAATGATAACGACCATAACCATAGTGCAGTTCCTTTG GATGAGGTGTTGGCGTGCTCCACAAGTGAACTACCTGGAAGAACATCTAGAAAGCGACTGAAGATAGATGGCAGAGACATCCTCATCATTAAATACGGAGTCAATTACTATGCGATGGACTCTGTATGCTACC ATGCAGGGGGTCCTCTTTATGATGGTGACATTGAG GAACTGGGTGGAAGATTGTGTCTTGTATGTCCTTGGCACAAATACAAAGTGTGTGTCGACACTGGTCAAAATTATTACCAg TCGGTTGATCCGTTCCATCCCAAGACCAGTGTGAAATGGACAGCAGGGAGTCAGCGGCAGAGGACGCATGCAGTGCGCGTACACGAGGGCAATATCTACCTAAAACTGACCGACAGGGATGGCACCTTAGATTCGGATAAATACAATACGGAAAAGCAGGATAACTTATGA